Within the Anaerolineae bacterium genome, the region GCCACCCAAAGCAGGGCTTTGTCTTCGCTGCCCAGGGCGTCAAAGAGATGTTCCGCATTCTCCGGCGCCACGGCCTGATCGCCGCGGGAATGCACCACCAGCACCGGCACCCGCACTTCGGCCAACCGCTGCCGCAACAAGGCCAGCAAGTCCCGCACCTCGGCCACGCCGTGCAGAGGCAGCGCGGGATAAGCGATGTGCTCTGCCTGCGCTTCCAGGTCCCGGGCGTCGGAAGGTTCCTTGGCCATAGTGCGTATCACCCGGCTCAAAGGGCGCAAAAAAGGCAACAACGGGTGGGGCGGCAGACGATAAGGGGTGGACATGGCCACCACCCCGGCCACGGGGAAGAAGGTGGCCGAGAGCAGGGCCAGCGCCCCACCCAGGGACAACCCCATCACCACCACCGGGCCGTACCCTCCGCTGCGCAGCAGATGCCCCCCGTCCTCCACCACGGCCAGCCAGTCCGTCCAGCGCACGCGATACAGGTCCTCCATGCGGGTGGCATGCCCAGCCAGGCGCACGCCCAGCACGGTGAAGCCCTCGCGGTGCAAATGTTCGCCCAACCAGCGCATTTCCTTGGGTGTGCCGGTAAAGCCGTGGACCAACAGGCAGGCTGCCTTCCCGGCCGGGAAGAAAAACGGCTCGGCCCGGGGGATCAACACGGGCAGCGTCCTCATGGACTCTCTCCAAAGGCCATCGATTCATCCCCCATTATACGCCAGCCTGCTCCCCAACAGAGCAAAAACAGAAAAACGGGGGCACGCAAGGGCTGTTGGTCAAAGAGACGGTGTTTTGGGGCAGCATCACGCCAGGCCTGAGCAACCTCGAAGGCCGAGGGTAGCTTTGATGTTCAGAGCCCTGGCTCCGAGGCGAATGCCGACCAGGGAGCGGCCCATCAAAACGATGCCGGGCCTTTGACGCGGCTTGTAAAAAATAAAAAAAGGTGAGGGCAGGGAGAGCCGCCCTGAGCGACACCCCGTTTCACCGCGAAGGGGCATCATCGCAGGGCAGGGGCGGCTCGCCGGGACCGGATCGCGCCCCCTGGGGCTGGCCCCATGATCCCCACCCCGACCGCGGCGCGGAAACTTTTCAAAAACAATCCATAGAAAGGGCGATTTTCAGAATTCAATAATCAAATTAGTGGCCATTTTCATAAAACTCGCCCATTTCGAGCAAGTTTTCCCATCTTTCGCCCACACACACCCACGCCCTCTTTAGGGCCGCCTTGCAGACACACCCCGCCCTCTCCCCTATGGCATCAACTTGAATTTTCGCCAAACAAGACGTCACACAAGCAAAATTTCACAAAATCATTCGATTTCGCGTCGGTTTCCAGTTAACGCCATCGTAAAACGGTATTTTGTCAATTTTTCCCCTCTTCTTGCGGCGGGACGACCGCGGGAAGGGCTATGGTGAACCGTGCGCCCCGACCGGGGCCCTCACTCTCCGCCCAAATGCGTCCCCCGTGCAGGCGCACCAGATTGCGGGCAATGGACAACCCCAGACCCAATCCCCCATAACGGCGCGTCAGGTGACCCTCCACCTGGTGGAACTCCTCAAAGATGGCCTCCAACTCCTCGGGGGGAATGCCCACCCCGCTGTCCTCCACGCGGGCGAAAACCTCGCTTCCCTCCCGCCAGGCCAGCACACGCACCCGCCCCCCCTGGGGGGTGAAGCGCAGCGCGTTGTCCAGCAGATGGGCCAACGCCTGGTGGAGTTTCTCCGGGTCTCCTCGCACCCAGAGGCGCTCCTTCTGCGGCCAGCGCGTCTCCAGCCGCAGTTTTTTCTCTTGCATCGCCGCGCGCACGGCGTCCACGGCCTGGCGCAACACCTGCTGCAAGGGAAAGACTTCCTGGCAAAAAGCCGCCTTGCCCTGACGCACCTCGACGAAATGGCGCATCTCGTCCACGATGGCGCGCATCTTCATCGCCGCATCGACCACGGCGCGGGCAAATTCGGCCTGGTCTCCCCGGGCCTCTTGTTGCAGGATGGCCGCATACCCCAAAATGATCCCCAATGGGGTGCGCAATTCATGGGAAGCCAGGGCCAGCATCTCCTCCTGGACGCGCTTGGCCTGCGCCAAGGAGGCGTAGGCGCGGCGCATATCCTCCATCACGCGGGCGTTGTGGATGGCCACCCCGGCCTGGGCGGCCAGGATGCGTGCCAGGCGCACCTCCTCCGCGCCGAAAGCCCCCTGGGTTTTGTTCAGGGCCTCCAGCACGCCCACCTTCCGTCCGCGGGCCATCAAGGGGACCGCCAACAGGGTGCGCACCTGCATCCCCACCTGCCGGCCCACGCGGGAAAAGTGGCGCGGGTCGCGCTCGGCATGATGCACCACCAACGGCTCCCCTTTGCGGAAGACCTCACCGGCGATGCTGCGATCCAGCGGCACGGCCACCCGCTCCAGGGAGTGCGCCCCCGTGGCGGCCACGAAGAACAACTGCCGCTGGCGCTCGTCGTACAACAAAATCGAAGCCCCCTCGCATTCCAGCACCTCGGTCGCCACGCGTAACAGATAACGCAGCAGCGCCTGCGGGTCCGAAGCGCTGTTCAGCGCGATGCTCGCCTGGACAAGATAAGCCAGTTTGCGATGGATGCGAGAGGGCATACCCTCACCTTCAATGTTTCACGTGAAACATCCTCAGGAAGCCCGCCCGGCTCAGGAGAACGCACCGAGGAAGTTAACGCCGTACAGCATCAAGGTCACCAAAGCGTCCACTCCGGCGGACACCAGGAAAAGCAAGGCCCACGAAGTCAACTGCCGGCGGTGCAGCCAGGCCACCCCCACTCCCAGGCCCAGAAAAGGCACGATGACGGGAACTCCCAGTCGCAGGGCCGTGGCTACCTGTCCGGGCAGGTCAAACCAGGCAGAAAAAGGGGTATAGACGAACAGGCCGGGCAGGAAAAACGCCTTGGTCACCTGATACACGACAAAGGCCAAAAGAAAGATCGCCCGACCGCCCCAGGTGGTGAGGTCACCCACATGGAGCAGCGCGCCCAACGCCAACACCAAAGCGCCCGGCAAAAGCCAAAAGAGCGCCAGGGGGAACATCGCCGCACCGACCAAAGCCTCCATGGTTCCCTGCAGCAACCCTTCGCCCACATCCGCCCAGGTCGTGGCGCGCCAGGCGGCCCGCCAGCGCGGATCGGTGGAGGCCAGGTAGAGCCGATCGCCGGCCGCCCCTTCGCGCCAGAGCAACCACTGGCCCGTCGCTGTCGTCAAGAGTTGAGGCGCCTGAGAGAAGCCGGGCGTCCGCGCCGCCGCCTGATAACCCATGCCGTGGGGCGTCCAGTACACCACGGCAATCTGGGCCACGCGGTCCAGCCGTTGCAGGCGAAAAGCGCTCACCGCCAGCATCACCCGACCCTCATCCACCGGAGCCAGCCAGGGGTCGGCCACGAAGTCGCTGCCCCGGCCAGGCGGGGCCAGCGCCGCCCAACGCGACCAGCCCGCCGGGCCAGCGGTCAGCGGCACATACGCCGGATGCTCCGCCAAAGGCAGGGCCACCCGCTGGGGCCTCAAGGCACCAAGATCGCGCCAGGGGAAGGCGGCCAGCCACACGGATGAGGTGCCGGCCTGCAATCCGCTGGCAAAACGCTGCTCCCAGGCCACGAAAAGGCGCTCTCCAGACGCCACGGCCACCAGTTCGTCCACAAGACCACCGCCGGAGGTCAACCCTTCGGCCAGATTCACCGGCGAAGTCAGGGCGTCTTCGGGAGCGAGGAGGGCGTGGTTCAACGCGCCTTCAGGGGTCACCCAGAGCAGGGCCACTTCACCCGTAGGCAAGGGGGCCAACGCCCAGCGCGTCGCCTGCACCGCCAGGGAGTGCGGTCGGCCCTGGGGCCACCGGCGCCACCAAAGGTCTGGACCATCCTTGGTCGTCCAAAAAGCCACCAGATCGCCCTGCGCCGTCAGGGCGGCCCGATAGGTGCGCACCGCCTGACCGGGAGGACTGAGGGACGCCAGCGCGCCGCGCCATCCGTCAGGTCCCAGCCGGCCGACGAACAGCCGCGGCCCTTGGGCCGTGACGAGCACCAGGGTCACCAACGCCTCGTCCGCATTGGGCAAGGCGAAAGCCTGCGGGAGGATGGCCGCCCCTTGGGGAACCGTCACATCCTGGGGGTCCGGCAACCTGGATTGAAAGGCAGACGCTCCGGGGAGAGGTAAGCGCAAGTGGAGCAGGCGCCCACCTTGGGGGTATAACACTTGCAGGGTGCCCTGTTGTATCCAAGCCGTCACGCCTCCTGTGACCGAACGAGCCAACTCGACGCCCCGGCTGAAATCCGCATCAGGTGTCCGGGTATGCACCGGGGTGGCCGAACAGGCCACGGCCAGAAAAACAAGACATAACATGCCACACAAACGCAGGCGGCGCATAAGGCCTCAAAGGAGGTTAAGTTTCCCCTATTGTACCATCGCGGCATCCAGCCTCTAAGGTACAATGGGGGAGAACTTACCGCTCATTCAAAAGGAGGCTTTATGTTTGCCCAATGGCCCCTTTCCGCCGAGGAGTTGGTCTCCTGGCGTTGGTCCGACCTGGAGCCGCACTACCATGACCTGCAGCAGCGGGCCCTCACCGCCTCAACGGTGAAGGACTGGTTGGAGGACTGGTCCTGGCTGAGCGAAGCGGTGGACGAACTCTCCACCCGGCTCTATCTTGCCACCGCCCAGGACACGACCGACGAGGAGGCCAGGCAGCGCTTCCATCGCTTTCTGGAGGAGGACTTCCCACACATCGAGGCCGCCGAACAACGGCTCAAGGAAAAACTGCTGGCCAGCGGGCTGGAGCCTGAGGGCCTGGCCATCCCGCTGCGCCACATGCGCACCGACGCCGCGCTGTTCCGCGAGGAAAATTTGCCGTTGATGGCCGAGGGACACAAACTGAGCAACCGCTACGATGAAATCATCGGCGCCCAGACCGTGGTCTGGGACGGCGAAGAGTGCACCCTGGCACAAATGCGCCCCGTGCTGCAAGAGGCCGACCGCTCGCGCCGGGAGCAGGCCTGGCGCCTGATGGCCGAGCGGCAACTGGCCGACCGCGAGGCCCTCAATGCCCTCTGGCAGGAAATGTTTGATTTGCGACTGCGCATGGCCCGCAACGCTGGCTTTGCGGACTACCGCGCGTACCGCTGGCAACAATTGCACCGTTTCGACTACACGCCCGAAGACACCAAGGCCTTTCACCGGGCCATCGAAGAGGTGGTCGTCCCGGCCGCGGCCCGAGTGTACGAAAAGCGTCGCCGCCTGCTGGGGGTGGACCGCCTGCGGCCCTGGGATCTGGAAATGGACCCCTTCGGTGAGGCCCCGCTGCGCCCCTTCGCCACGGTGAAGGAGTTGCAGGCAGGCGCTGCAGCCATCTTCCACCGCGTTGATCCGGCGCTGGGGCGGTATTTCGACACCATGCGCGCCCAGGGGTTGCTGGACCTGGAAAACCGCAAGGGCAAGGCCCCTGGGGCCTTTTGTGCCGGGCTGGCCGTGAGCAAGCAGCCGTTCATCTTCATGAACGCTGTGGGCACCCATGACGATGTGCAAACGCTGCTCCACGAATCGGGCCACGCCTTCCATGTGTTCGAGGCGGCGAGTCTGCCCTATCATCCGCAACATGAAGCGCCCATGGAGTTCGCCGAGGTGGCCTCGATGGGCATGGAGTTGCTGGCCGCCCCCTACCTGGAAGAAAAGCACGGCGGCTTTTACAGCCCCCGGGACGCGGCCCGCGCCCTCCTGAGCCACCTGGAACGCACCCTGCGCTTCTGGCCCTACATGGCCGTGGTGGACGCCTTCCAGCATTGGGTCTACGAAAATCCCCAGGCGGCCCATGATCCCCAGGCCTGCGATCGCACTTGGAGCGCCCTCTGGCAGCGCTTCATGGTAGGGGTCGATTGGGAAGGCTGGGAAGAGGTGCTCGCCACGGGCTGGCACCGGAAACTACATATCTACTATGTGGAATACGGGCTGGCCCAACTGGGCGCGGTGCAGGTCTGGGCCAACGCGCTGCGAGACCAGGCGGGGGCCGTAGCCGCCTATCGCCGGGCGCTGGCGCTAGGGAACACCCTCCCACTCCCCCAACTTTACGCCACCGCCGGGGCGCGATTCGCCTTCGATGCCGACACGCTCCAACGGGCCGTCGCCCTCCTCCTGGAAAAGGTAGACGAACTAGAAGCCCGGGCATTGGCCTGACCCCCACGGGCACCTGCTTCAATCTGTCGGAACTGTAACAAAACCCGGACACCCTGAGGATGGATATCCGGGCTTTGGATTGGTTTCCCCTCTCTCAAGGGCAACCCGCCAGGAAGGGGAACACCGTACACCAGAGGTAGTTCGCATCGATGTACCAAAGCACCCCTGCGATGAAACACACCGCGAGCAGGGCCACCACCAGGCAGCCGATGAGCAGCCAGTTGCGCTTTTTGGGAGGCGCCTCCGCTGCAGCGGCGGGCGGCACCTGACCCACCACCCGGAGATCCGGCCGCGGCGGGGGAGCGCCGGAGCGCACCGTGGCCGGACGAACCGTCGCCGCCGGCTCCACGGCCACCGTCGCTTCGGCATCGAACACCACCGGCTCGTACACCATCACCGTCTTCGGCCCCAGCCGGATTTCATCGCCGGGCTGTAACCGTCGCGGCGCGGTGAGCCGCACGCCGTTGACGAAAGTGCCGTTGGTGGAGCCCAGATCCTCCAACAGATACCCTCCGCCCTGACGGATAAACCGTGCGTGTTGCCGTGAGAGTTCCGGTTCCTCCACCACCAGGTCGCATCGTTGAGAGCGCCCGATGAGCACCACATCCTGATTCAACTCGAACACCCGCCCAGCCGCGACCCCGGCCTTGACCGCCAAGCGAAATTGTGGCGCGTTCGGTAACCCGCTCATGGTTTCCTCCAAAATTATTCAAACCTGCTGGGTTTAGTGTACAAAAATCCTGCGTCAAAGTCAACTTGCCGAAAGCCCTACTCTGGGCTACAATCGAAACACCATGTCGTGGAATCTACTCGGACACCAATGGGCCACGGAACTTCTTCAGGGGCACATCCGCCAGCAGCGGGTGCGCCACGCCTATCTATTCACCGGACCCCAAGGCGTCGGTCGGCGCACGCTGGCCCTGCGCTTCGCCCAGGCCCTCAACTGCCCGAAACCTACCTCCCCCGGCGTGCCCTGTGGCACCTGCCGGGTATGCCGCCAAATCGAGAAGCAGCAGCATCCCGATCTCTTCGTGGTGCAGGCCGAAGACGAAGGGGGCGTGCTGAAAGTCGAGCAAATTCGCCAACTCCAGCGCCACCTCAACCTCACGCCCTATGAAGGGGCCTACCGCGTGGGCCTGCTGCTGCACTTCGAGAAGGCGCACCCCAGCGCGGCCAACGCCTTGCTTAAGATGCTGGAAGAGCCGCCGCCCCATGTGGTGCTGCTGCTCACCGCCCACAGCGCCGAAGAACTGCTGCCCACCATCACCTCCCGCTGCGAGGTACTCCGCCTGCGCCCCATGCCCCCGTCCGCTCTGGCCCAGGCCCTGAACGAGGGCTTCGCCGTCCCGCCCGAACGCGCGGCCTTCCTGGCCCACCTCTCCCATGGCCGACCAGGGATGGCCCTCCGCTGGCACCAAAACCCCGCTTTGCTCGACGAGCGCCAGGAACACCTGCAGGCCCTTGCTCACCTCTTGCAGACCGACCTGCTGGCCCGTTTTGCTTTTGCCGAGCAGTGGGCCAAAAAGGGCAGCGAAAACCGTCCCAAAATCCGCGCCCTGCTGCACACCTGGCTGGACTTCTGGCGCGATGTGCTCCTCCAGACGGCCAACCCCTCCCTGCCGGCCGCCCATCAGGATTACCTCCCCTTGATCCAGGCCCTGCGGCAGCATATGACCCTGGCCCAAACCCACGCTTTGGTGAGCCAACTGCTGCAAAGTCTGGAAGACCTGGACGCCTATGTCAATCCTCGGCTGATTCTGGAAGCCCTAATGCTTGACCTGCCCCGCCTGCCTGCCTCAAACCCGTAGGGGAATATGCTATACTTCCAACAAGAAACGGCCATCGCTTGACGGGGTTCGTCCCACCGGAGAAACGGTTGGGCACAGCGGCCCCCCTGGCCGGGCCCTTGCCCGCTATAGGACAGCCTCTGCTTGCGAGGGCACGATGCACTCATCCACCCCGGTTGCACCGGGCAACCGGAAAAATCCAGGCATGGCGCTCTCAACCGACCCCTCCCCCACCCAACCGCTCGCCAACGGCTCCGTTGCGCAAGAACACGGAATGCCGGAACTGACGCTTTACCAGGCGTTGACGGGCATTGTGGAACAGAACCCCTTCTTTGCGCAGGCGGTCGAGCACCTGGCGCGCCTGATCCCGTTTAACGCCCTGGTGCTGCAAATGCTGGGCGAGGAGGGAGAACCCTTGATGGGCTACCAGTGGCGCGAAGGAGCAGGGGAGCGACTACTTTTTGCCCAGCAACACCACCTCCTGACCTGTGTCTTCACCCAGAAGGCGCTGCAACAAAAAGCCCCCGTGGTGCTCCTCGACACCCGGGAGCATGCCCAATGGGACGCCTGGGTCGAGGCCCTGCCCTCCCTGCAAGGGCTGCGCTCGGCGCTGGTGTTCCCCATCCTCAGTCGCCAGGGGCTTGTCGGCGTTGGCGTGCTGGCCCGCCGCCCCCCTCACAGCCTTGGACAGGAGGAAACCGAACTGGTGAAGGCGGTGGGGAGCGTCCTGGGCAACCTGTTCTTAGCCGTGCGCACCGCTTTTGCCTACCGGCAGCAGGCCAAACTAAGCCTGGAACTGGCCCAAAGCATCGAGTTGCTGGCTCAGACCCTCGACCCCGAGGAAGTGGTCACCCGCATCCTGGCCCGGGTGCAGGCCAGTTTGCATGTCGAGGCGGCCTTGCTCTATCTGTACGAAAAAGAGAGCCAGACCTGGGTGCTCCGCGATGCCGTGGGCAAAGTGCTTCGCTCGGCCCGCGGCCAACGCTACTCGCCGCCGGCGTCGCTGCTGGAGCGCCTGTTCCAGCAGAAGGAAACCCTCTGGAGCCCCAACCTGGCCGTCCAGGCTCAAAACCTGCTCAAAGTGCTGCCCATCGCCGGTTTTACCCCACGGACGGGCTACGCCGTGCCCATCCACAGCGAAGGGCAACCGTTGGGGGTCATTCTGGTGATCAACCCGGCCCAAGGCGGGGGGCTGCCCTTCGTAGCCAACTTCCTGAACGCCCTGGCCTCCGTGGCCGGGGTGAGCCTCACCCACGCCCGCCTGTTTGCCGAACTGGAACAGGCCCACGAAGAATACCGCACCCTCTTCAACGATACGCTGGATTGGATTATCATTACCAACCTTCAGGGAAACATCGTGGAAGCCAACCAGACCTGCAAAGAAATGCTGGGGCTCCGCTGGGAGACCATCCGCGCTGGCAGCAAATCCATCACCCAAATCCACCAACCGGACCCCCAGGTGGTTCCCCAGGACTTCAAAGAGATTCCGGCCTCCCCTCCTCTGCGATACGAGTCCCAGGTGACCCTCCCCAACGGCCAAACCATCCCCGTGGAAGTGTATGTGCGCCGGGTGACCGTCAGCGGCCAGCCGCGGCTGCAATGGATTCTACGCGACACCTCCGAAGCCAAACAATTGGAGACCTTGCGCGAGGACCTGCTGTCCATGGTGTACCACGACCTGCGCTCGCCCTTGGCCAATATCCTTTCCGGCGTGGATGTGCTGGAATCCATCCACGGGCGCGACGGCACCTCGGCCACGGTGCTGGAGATCATCCACCGGTCGGCCGAACGCATCCAACGGCTCACCTCCACCATGCTGGATATCCGCCGCTTGGAAACCGGCCAACCCCTGGCCAAACCCCGCCCCACCCCCCCGCAACAACTCATTCAGGAGGCGGTGGACGCCGTGCTCCCCCTGATTCAATCGAAAGGGCACATAATAGAGATGCAATTGCCCGAGGAACCGCTGCCGTTGGTCATGGCCGACGCCGAGATGATTCGGCGGGTGCTTATCAACCTGCTGGAAAACGCCTGCAAGTACACCCCCAACGGCGAGCACATCTGGATAGGGGCGCAGCAGGAAACCGAGGGCTGGGTACGCTTCTGGGTGCGCGACACCGGCCCCGGGATCCCGCCGGAAGAGCAGGACACCCTCTTCGAGAAGTACACCCGGGCGAGCACTTCCAAAGGCGCCGAAGGGCTGGGCCTGGGCCTGGCCTACTGCCGCCTGGCCGTGGAGGCCCATCACGGTCAAATCGGTGTGTACAGCCGCCCCAACGAAGGGGCGACCTTTTACTTCACCCTGCCGATTGCTCCCATACCCGATGAGGAAGAGGAGCAGTCGCCCCAAGCAGGAGGATAGCCGCATGCAAGAAATCGCACCTGGCGTGCTCATCGGCACCGAGTACATCGGCGCCACCGTAGGCGTGGTGCTCATGCAGCGAGGAACGGTGTATATCGATGCGCCCCCCTGCCCGGACCAGAGTCGCGCCTGGCGCAACACCGTGCGCAGCATGGGCAACAGCACCCAACGGGCGCTGGTCTATCTGGATCATCATCCCGACCGGGCCTTGGGGGGGCGGCTGATGGACTGCCCCATCCTGGCGCACGAAAAGACGGCCTACATCTTCCGCTCGCGCTCCGCCATCTTCCGTGCCCACCCCCCCCGGCATGGCGAGGCCTGGGAGACCTGCCCCACCATCAGCAATGTGCGCTGGAGCCAGATTCACCTCAGTTTTGGCAACGAACTGCACATCCACTGGCAAGAGAAAGAACCGCTCATCCTGCAACACATGCCCGGCCCGGCGCCGGGGGCCTTGTGGGCCATCCTGCCCGAAACGCGGGTGGCCTTCGTCGGCGACGCCGTCACCCTGCGCGAACCGCCGTTTCTGGCCATGGCCGAGTTGGAACCCTGGCTGAAGACCCTGGACCACCTGCTCTCGGACGAGTTTAAAGACTTTCTGATCGTCGCCGGTCGTGGGGGACTGGCCCCGCTCAGCGAAATTCGCCACATGCGCCACTTCCTGGCCCGGACCCACGACCTGCTCCAGGACCTGACCACGCGTAAGGCGCCCGTGGAGGCCACTAAAGACCTGGTGCCCGAACTGCTGGCCCTCTGGGAATTTGATCCGGCTTACGACACGCTCTACCAGCAACGCCTGGCCCACGGCCTGCAAGCCTGCTACCGTTCTTCCTACCTCAAAGTTAAATCCTGACCGGGGAGGCCCCATGCCCGTCACCACCACCGTGCCCGGCTATGTACCCCTGTTCGCCCTCACCCGAGGCGAAACCCTGGAAAGCGTGCATTTCGGTGCCGTCGCCATAGTGGACGCCCAAGGCCGCCTGCTGGCCTCGGTTGGCGATCCCTGGGCCGTGACCTACCTGCGCTCTACCGCTAAGCCCTTCCAGGCCCTGCCTTTTGTGGAAGATGGCGGGCCGGATCGCTTTGGCCTTACCGACGAAGAAATCGCCCTGCTGTGCGCCTCGCATTCCGGCACCGACCGCCATGTGGCGGTGGTGCAGCGCATCCAGCAAAAGGCCGGCGTGAAGGAGCCGCAATTGCTCTGTGGCTCCCACCCGCCCTATGACGCGGCCACGGCCGAGGCCCTCAAAGCCCGCGGAGAGCAGCCCACCCCCAATCGCCACAACTGTTCGGGCAAACATACCGGCATGCTGGCGCAGGCGGTGCTGCACGGCTGGCCCACCGCCGATTACATCGACCGGGAACACCCGGTTCAGCAACGCATCCTGCGCACCTTTGCCGAGATGTGCGGCCTGCCTCCCGAGGCCGTGCAGGTGGGCGTGGATGGCTGCTCCGCTCCCAACTTCGCCACGCCCCTTTACCATGTGGCCTACGGCTACGCACGGCTGATGGACCCGCGCGACCTGCCGCCGCAACGCGCCGCGGCCGCCCGTGCCATCGTGCAAGCCATGACCCGGCACCCGTTCATGGTCGGCGGCCCGGGGCGTTTCGACACCCTGCTCATGGAAGCCACGCAGGGGCGCGTGCTGGCCAAGGGAGGCGCCGAAGGGTACCAGGGGATCGGCCTACCTCCCGGCGCACTGGGGCCAGGGACGCCCGGCGTGGGCATCGCCTTCAAGATCGCCGATGGTGACGGACGCAAAAACCGCGCCCGCCCCGCCGTAGCCTTAGAGATCCTGCGCCAACTGGGCGTGTTGACCGAGATTCCCGCGGCCCTGCGCCCCTTTGGCCCCGAAGTCACGGTGACCAACTGGCGCGGCCTGACAGTGGGCAAGGGCTTCCCCACCTTTTCCCTGAAACCCGCCTGAGCGCCATGGATCCGTGGTCCCCGCAAAGCCTCCGCCCCAAAGCCCTAGAGGTACACCGTCGCCTGCTGGCGCATTTCGGTGAGCCTCACTGGCGTCATCCTCTGCCGCCCCTGGACGAACTGATCTCCACCATCCTCTCGCAGAACACCAACGACACCAACCGCGACCGCGCCTTTGCCGCGCTCAAAGCGCGCTTCCCCACCTGGGAAGCCGTGCGCGACGCCCCCGTTGAGGAGGTCATCGAGGCCGTTCGCCCGGCCGGGCTGGCCAACCAGAAAGGCCCCCGCATTCAGGAAGTGTTGCGCCAGATCACCGCCGAGCGTGGCACCCTTTCCCTAGACTTCCTGGCCGAGTGGCCCACGGAGAAAGCGCGGGCCTGGCTCACCCGCTTCAAGGGCGTCGGCCCGAAAACGGCGGCCATCGTGTTGCTTTTCTCATTGGGTAAGCCGGCCTTTCCGGTAGACACCCACATCTACCGCGTCACCGAGCGCTTAGGGCTGCGCCCTCCAAAGATGAACGCCGAGCAGGCCCATGCCTTTTTGGAGCAGGTTTTCCCGCCCGGAACCTACTACGCCGCCCATCTGAACCTCATTCGCCTGGGACGCGAGATTTGCACCGCCCGGCGTCCCCATTGCGCACGCTGCCCCCTACAGGACCTCTGTCCTTCCGCTGTCTCCCAGGAGACCAGCCGTGAACAAACGTAGCCTTCTTTTCG harbors:
- a CDS encoding alpha/beta fold hydrolase, producing the protein MRTLPVLIPRAEPFFFPAGKAACLLVHGFTGTPKEMRWLGEHLHREGFTVLGVRLAGHATRMEDLYRVRWTDWLAVVEDGGHLLRSGGYGPVVVMGLSLGGALALLSATFFPVAGVVAMSTPYRLPPHPLLPFLRPLSRVIRTMAKEPSDARDLEAQAEHIAYPALPLHGVAEVRDLLALLRQRLAEVRVPVLVVHSRGDQAVAPENAEHLFDALGSEDKALLWVANSGHPITVEPDRETVFRAAAQFARRVTQTTGEQGGSR
- a CDS encoding HAMP domain-containing histidine kinase, yielding MPSRIHRKLAYLVQASIALNSASDPQALLRYLLRVATEVLECEGASILLYDERQRQLFFVAATGAHSLERVAVPLDRSIAGEVFRKGEPLVVHHAERDPRHFSRVGRQVGMQVRTLLAVPLMARGRKVGVLEALNKTQGAFGAEEVRLARILAAQAGVAIHNARVMEDMRRAYASLAQAKRVQEEMLALASHELRTPLGIILGYAAILQQEARGDQAEFARAVVDAAMKMRAIVDEMRHFVEVRQGKAAFCQEVFPLQQVLRQAVDAVRAAMQEKKLRLETRWPQKERLWVRGDPEKLHQALAHLLDNALRFTPQGGRVRVLAWREGSEVFARVEDSGVGIPPEELEAIFEEFHQVEGHLTRRYGGLGLGLSIARNLVRLHGGRIWAESEGPGRGARFTIALPAVVPPQEEGKN
- a CDS encoding M3 family oligoendopeptidase, giving the protein MFAQWPLSAEELVSWRWSDLEPHYHDLQQRALTASTVKDWLEDWSWLSEAVDELSTRLYLATAQDTTDEEARQRFHRFLEEDFPHIEAAEQRLKEKLLASGLEPEGLAIPLRHMRTDAALFREENLPLMAEGHKLSNRYDEIIGAQTVVWDGEECTLAQMRPVLQEADRSRREQAWRLMAERQLADREALNALWQEMFDLRLRMARNAGFADYRAYRWQQLHRFDYTPEDTKAFHRAIEEVVVPAAARVYEKRRRLLGVDRLRPWDLEMDPFGEAPLRPFATVKELQAGAAAIFHRVDPALGRYFDTMRAQGLLDLENRKGKAPGAFCAGLAVSKQPFIFMNAVGTHDDVQTLLHESGHAFHVFEAASLPYHPQHEAPMEFAEVASMGMELLAAPYLEEKHGGFYSPRDAARALLSHLERTLRFWPYMAVVDAFQHWVYENPQAAHDPQACDRTWSALWQRFMVGVDWEGWEEVLATGWHRKLHIYYVEYGLAQLGAVQVWANALRDQAGAVAAYRRALALGNTLPLPQLYATAGARFAFDADTLQRAVALLLEKVDELEARALA
- a CDS encoding FHA domain-containing protein; the encoded protein is MSGLPNAPQFRLAVKAGVAAGRVFELNQDVVLIGRSQRCDLVVEEPELSRQHARFIRQGGGYLLEDLGSTNGTFVNGVRLTAPRRLQPGDEIRLGPKTVMVYEPVVFDAEATVAVEPAATVRPATVRSGAPPPRPDLRVVGQVPPAAAAEAPPKKRNWLLIGCLVVALLAVCFIAGVLWYIDANYLWCTVFPFLAGCP
- the holB gene encoding DNA polymerase III subunit delta', with product MSWNLLGHQWATELLQGHIRQQRVRHAYLFTGPQGVGRRTLALRFAQALNCPKPTSPGVPCGTCRVCRQIEKQQHPDLFVVQAEDEGGVLKVEQIRQLQRHLNLTPYEGAYRVGLLLHFEKAHPSAANALLKMLEEPPPHVVLLLTAHSAEELLPTITSRCEVLRLRPMPPSALAQALNEGFAVPPERAAFLAHLSHGRPGMALRWHQNPALLDERQEHLQALAHLLQTDLLARFAFAEQWAKKGSENRPKIRALLHTWLDFWRDVLLQTANPSLPAAHQDYLPLIQALRQHMTLAQTHALVSQLLQSLEDLDAYVNPRLILEALMLDLPRLPASNP
- a CDS encoding GAF domain-containing protein encodes the protein MPELTLYQALTGIVEQNPFFAQAVEHLARLIPFNALVLQMLGEEGEPLMGYQWREGAGERLLFAQQHHLLTCVFTQKALQQKAPVVLLDTREHAQWDAWVEALPSLQGLRSALVFPILSRQGLVGVGVLARRPPHSLGQEETELVKAVGSVLGNLFLAVRTAFAYRQQAKLSLELAQSIELLAQTLDPEEVVTRILARVQASLHVEAALLYLYEKESQTWVLRDAVGKVLRSARGQRYSPPASLLERLFQQKETLWSPNLAVQAQNLLKVLPIAGFTPRTGYAVPIHSEGQPLGVILVINPAQGGGLPFVANFLNALASVAGVSLTHARLFAELEQAHEEYRTLFNDTLDWIIITNLQGNIVEANQTCKEMLGLRWETIRAGSKSITQIHQPDPQVVPQDFKEIPASPPLRYESQVTLPNGQTIPVEVYVRRVTVSGQPRLQWILRDTSEAKQLETLREDLLSMVYHDLRSPLANILSGVDVLESIHGRDGTSATVLEIIHRSAERIQRLTSTMLDIRRLETGQPLAKPRPTPPQQLIQEAVDAVLPLIQSKGHIIEMQLPEEPLPLVMADAEMIRRVLINLLENACKYTPNGEHIWIGAQQETEGWVRFWVRDTGPGIPPEEQDTLFEKYTRASTSKGAEGLGLGLAYCRLAVEAHHGQIGVYSRPNEGATFYFTLPIAPIPDEEEEQSPQAGG